A window from Prinia subflava isolate CZ2003 ecotype Zambia chromosome Z, Cam_Psub_1.2, whole genome shotgun sequence encodes these proteins:
- the DAB2 gene encoding disabled homolog 2 isoform X1, with amino-acid sequence MLRLVTQMSTTNSLPTAKITGHSPIMSTEAETTATNSQAEQQAPPKAQSSKKEKKKGLEKTDESLLARFKGDGVKYKAKLIGIDDVPEARGDKMSQDSMMKLKGMAAAARSQGQHKQKIWVNISLSGIKIIDEKTGVIEHEHPVNKISFIARDVTDNRAFGYICGGEGQHQFFAIKTAQQAEPLVSDLKDLFQLIYNMKKKEEEEKKKSEEASKTENGGEELPADQADKMKLGVDQMDLFGDMSTPPDMSSPTEAKEILLVDFNSEIETKQTFAKEDLFLNGITASLPQPKAQTPFLPESSFSTNLSFFPTPNPDPFSDDPFAQPTHSAPPSFDSLKSDQKKSPSTLTPVGDGASNGDIDYFDKQFDQISNRTGKREPLSCLWPLESKSPAARIPNVIPERERNGFLEVPKNVFVEGASKGTSLQNGVKLDSESNTQFMPHEPITISPPPQSTKPGRGRRSVKTASDDLFSSDFFVPSTESLSLSSGTQAGALPTTPLDLFKTSSTTASPLAGLGGLPVTSSPWTPQTLSFTQAASVFHGSMMPAQSPGFTQPLAFGTQAVPGWNQSSSFAATSTQSSGLWSQPAQVSPSSWAQPASAVNPFQSSVFTSPTLPAPTASALPSMPTTASPPQLPPRTTPQKELSKKESDAFIALDPLGDKEMKDVKEMFKDFQLSKPPAVPARRGEQQSLSEPPKPVPRQSALPADGLFESQDKTDPFSASSKESQNPPSGPFGDQFGNPFA; translated from the exons ATGCTGAGACTGGTTACTCAGATGAGTACTACAAATTCACTG CCTACAGCAAAGATAACTGGCCACAGTCCCATCATGTCTACAGAAGCTGAAACTACTGCTACCAACAGCCAGGCTGAACAACAGGCCCCACCAAAGGCACAatcttcaaagaaagaaaaaaagaaag GGCTGGAAAAAACAGATGAATCCCTCTTGGCTAGATTCAAAGGTGATGGTGTAAAATACAAGGCTAAACTGATTGGCATAGATGATGTTCCTGAGGCAAGAGGAGACAAAATGAGTCAGGATTCAATGATGAAGCTGAAG ggaatggcagcagcagcccgtTCCCAGGGTCAACACAAACAGAAGATCTGGGTAAACATCTCCCTCTCTGGTATCAAGATAATAGACGAAAAAACTGGG GTCATAGAGCATGAGCATCCAGTAAACAAAATCTCCTTTATTGCTCGAGATGTAACAGACAATCGTGCCTTTGGCTATATTTGTGGAGGAGAAGGCCAGCACCAGTTTTTTGCCATAAAAACAGCCCAACAG gctgagcctctGGTTTCTGATCTTAAGGACCTCTTCCAACTAATTTATAatatgaagaagaaggaagaagaagaaaagaaaaag agtGAAGAAGCGAGTAAGACTGAG AATGGTGGTGAAGAACTGCCTGCTGATCAAGCTGACAAAATGAAACTG GGAGTTGACCAGATGGACTTGTTTGGGGATATGTCAACACCCCCTGATATGAGCAGTCCCACA GAAGCTAAAGAGATCCTGTTAGTggattttaattctgaaattgAGACCAAACAAACCTTTGCAAAAGAGGATCTCTTCTTGAATGGCATCACAGCCTCTCTTCCACAACCAAAGGCACAGACACCCTTCTTGCCTGAGAGTTCTTTCTCTACCAATCTCAGCTTCTTTCCTACACCTAATCCAGACCCTTTCAGTGATGATCCTTTTGCACAGCCAACCCATTCTGCACCACCTTCATTTGATTCTCTAAAATCTGATCAGAAGAAAAGTCCGAGTACCTTGACACCAGTGGGTGATGGTGCTTCAAATGGGGATATTGACTACTTTGATAAACAGTTTGACCAGATTTCTAATAGAACTGGCAAACGAGAACCACTATCATGCCTGTGGCCACTTGAAAGTAAGTCACCTGCAGCAAGAATTCCCAATGTGATACCAGAGAGAGAACGGAATGGCTTTCTTGAAGTCCCAAAAAACGTGTTTGTGGAAGGTGCTTCCAAAGGAACATCTCTGCAGAATGGAGTAAAGCTGGATTCTGAAAGCAATACCCAATTCATGCCACATGAGCCTATAACAATTAGCCCACCACCACAGAGTACCAAGccaggaagaggaaggagatcTGTCAAG aCTGCATCGGATGACTTGTTCAGTTCAGACTTCTTTGTGCCATCTACAGAGAGCCTTAGCTTGAGCTCAGGGACACAAGCAGGAGCTCTGCCAACTACTCCACTGGACCTCTTCAAAACAAGTTCTACCACAGCATCTCCACTGGCTGGTCTAG GTGGCTTGCCAGTAACTTCATCACCATGGACCCCACAAACACTTTCCTTCACTCAGGCTGCATCAGTCTTTCATGGGTCTATGATGCCTGCTCAGTCTCCAGGATTTACTCAACCACTTGCCTTTGGTACTcaagcagtgccaggctggaaCCAGTCTTCATCTTTTGCTGCCACATCCACTCAGTCTTCTGGTCTctggtcacagccagcacaaGTTTCACCTAgttcctgggcacagccagccagtGCTGTCAATCCTTTCCAGAGCAGTGTGTTCACATCTCCAACACTACCAGCTCCGACAGCCTCGGCACTGCCCTCCATGCCAACAACAGCTAGCCCACCTCAGCTGCCACCCAGAACTACACCTCAGAAGGAGCTGTCCAAGAAAGAGAGTGATGCATTCATTGCTCTGGATCCACTTGGGGATAAAGAAATGAAGGACGTCAAGGAAATGTTCAAAGACTTCCAGCTGTCAAAGCCACCTGCAGTACCAGCAAGGAGAGGAGAACAGCAAAGCCTTTCAG AACCGCCAAAGCCTGTTCCTCGACAAAGTGCACTGCCAGCTGATGGCCTGTTTGAAAGTCAAGATAAAACAGACCCTTTCAGTGCCTCATCT AAGGAATCTCAGAACCCACCTTCTGGTCCTTTTGGTGATCAATTTGGCAACCCATTTGCATAG
- the DAB2 gene encoding disabled homolog 2 isoform X2, translated as MLRLVTQMSTTNSLPTAKITGHSPIMSTEAETTATNSQAEQQAPPKAQSSKKEKKKGLEKTDESLLARFKGDGVKYKAKLIGIDDVPEARGDKMSQDSMMKLKGMAAAARSQGQHKQKIWVNISLSGIKIIDEKTGVIEHEHPVNKISFIARDVTDNRAFGYICGGEGQHQFFAIKTAQQAEPLVSDLKDLFQLIYNMKKKEEEEKKKNGGEELPADQADKMKLGVDQMDLFGDMSTPPDMSSPTEAKEILLVDFNSEIETKQTFAKEDLFLNGITASLPQPKAQTPFLPESSFSTNLSFFPTPNPDPFSDDPFAQPTHSAPPSFDSLKSDQKKSPSTLTPVGDGASNGDIDYFDKQFDQISNRTGKREPLSCLWPLESKSPAARIPNVIPERERNGFLEVPKNVFVEGASKGTSLQNGVKLDSESNTQFMPHEPITISPPPQSTKPGRGRRSVKTASDDLFSSDFFVPSTESLSLSSGTQAGALPTTPLDLFKTSSTTASPLAGLGGLPVTSSPWTPQTLSFTQAASVFHGSMMPAQSPGFTQPLAFGTQAVPGWNQSSSFAATSTQSSGLWSQPAQVSPSSWAQPASAVNPFQSSVFTSPTLPAPTASALPSMPTTASPPQLPPRTTPQKELSKKESDAFIALDPLGDKEMKDVKEMFKDFQLSKPPAVPARRGEQQSLSEPPKPVPRQSALPADGLFESQDKTDPFSASSKESQNPPSGPFGDQFGNPFA; from the exons ATGCTGAGACTGGTTACTCAGATGAGTACTACAAATTCACTG CCTACAGCAAAGATAACTGGCCACAGTCCCATCATGTCTACAGAAGCTGAAACTACTGCTACCAACAGCCAGGCTGAACAACAGGCCCCACCAAAGGCACAatcttcaaagaaagaaaaaaagaaag GGCTGGAAAAAACAGATGAATCCCTCTTGGCTAGATTCAAAGGTGATGGTGTAAAATACAAGGCTAAACTGATTGGCATAGATGATGTTCCTGAGGCAAGAGGAGACAAAATGAGTCAGGATTCAATGATGAAGCTGAAG ggaatggcagcagcagcccgtTCCCAGGGTCAACACAAACAGAAGATCTGGGTAAACATCTCCCTCTCTGGTATCAAGATAATAGACGAAAAAACTGGG GTCATAGAGCATGAGCATCCAGTAAACAAAATCTCCTTTATTGCTCGAGATGTAACAGACAATCGTGCCTTTGGCTATATTTGTGGAGGAGAAGGCCAGCACCAGTTTTTTGCCATAAAAACAGCCCAACAG gctgagcctctGGTTTCTGATCTTAAGGACCTCTTCCAACTAATTTATAatatgaagaagaaggaagaagaagaaaagaaaaag AATGGTGGTGAAGAACTGCCTGCTGATCAAGCTGACAAAATGAAACTG GGAGTTGACCAGATGGACTTGTTTGGGGATATGTCAACACCCCCTGATATGAGCAGTCCCACA GAAGCTAAAGAGATCCTGTTAGTggattttaattctgaaattgAGACCAAACAAACCTTTGCAAAAGAGGATCTCTTCTTGAATGGCATCACAGCCTCTCTTCCACAACCAAAGGCACAGACACCCTTCTTGCCTGAGAGTTCTTTCTCTACCAATCTCAGCTTCTTTCCTACACCTAATCCAGACCCTTTCAGTGATGATCCTTTTGCACAGCCAACCCATTCTGCACCACCTTCATTTGATTCTCTAAAATCTGATCAGAAGAAAAGTCCGAGTACCTTGACACCAGTGGGTGATGGTGCTTCAAATGGGGATATTGACTACTTTGATAAACAGTTTGACCAGATTTCTAATAGAACTGGCAAACGAGAACCACTATCATGCCTGTGGCCACTTGAAAGTAAGTCACCTGCAGCAAGAATTCCCAATGTGATACCAGAGAGAGAACGGAATGGCTTTCTTGAAGTCCCAAAAAACGTGTTTGTGGAAGGTGCTTCCAAAGGAACATCTCTGCAGAATGGAGTAAAGCTGGATTCTGAAAGCAATACCCAATTCATGCCACATGAGCCTATAACAATTAGCCCACCACCACAGAGTACCAAGccaggaagaggaaggagatcTGTCAAG aCTGCATCGGATGACTTGTTCAGTTCAGACTTCTTTGTGCCATCTACAGAGAGCCTTAGCTTGAGCTCAGGGACACAAGCAGGAGCTCTGCCAACTACTCCACTGGACCTCTTCAAAACAAGTTCTACCACAGCATCTCCACTGGCTGGTCTAG GTGGCTTGCCAGTAACTTCATCACCATGGACCCCACAAACACTTTCCTTCACTCAGGCTGCATCAGTCTTTCATGGGTCTATGATGCCTGCTCAGTCTCCAGGATTTACTCAACCACTTGCCTTTGGTACTcaagcagtgccaggctggaaCCAGTCTTCATCTTTTGCTGCCACATCCACTCAGTCTTCTGGTCTctggtcacagccagcacaaGTTTCACCTAgttcctgggcacagccagccagtGCTGTCAATCCTTTCCAGAGCAGTGTGTTCACATCTCCAACACTACCAGCTCCGACAGCCTCGGCACTGCCCTCCATGCCAACAACAGCTAGCCCACCTCAGCTGCCACCCAGAACTACACCTCAGAAGGAGCTGTCCAAGAAAGAGAGTGATGCATTCATTGCTCTGGATCCACTTGGGGATAAAGAAATGAAGGACGTCAAGGAAATGTTCAAAGACTTCCAGCTGTCAAAGCCACCTGCAGTACCAGCAAGGAGAGGAGAACAGCAAAGCCTTTCAG AACCGCCAAAGCCTGTTCCTCGACAAAGTGCACTGCCAGCTGATGGCCTGTTTGAAAGTCAAGATAAAACAGACCCTTTCAGTGCCTCATCT AAGGAATCTCAGAACCCACCTTCTGGTCCTTTTGGTGATCAATTTGGCAACCCATTTGCATAG
- the DAB2 gene encoding disabled homolog 2 isoform X3, whose translation MSTEAETTATNSQAEQQAPPKAQSSKKEKKKGLEKTDESLLARFKGDGVKYKAKLIGIDDVPEARGDKMSQDSMMKLKGMAAAARSQGQHKQKIWVNISLSGIKIIDEKTGVIEHEHPVNKISFIARDVTDNRAFGYICGGEGQHQFFAIKTAQQAEPLVSDLKDLFQLIYNMKKKEEEEKKKSEEASKTENGGEELPADQADKMKLGVDQMDLFGDMSTPPDMSSPTEAKEILLVDFNSEIETKQTFAKEDLFLNGITASLPQPKAQTPFLPESSFSTNLSFFPTPNPDPFSDDPFAQPTHSAPPSFDSLKSDQKKSPSTLTPVGDGASNGDIDYFDKQFDQISNRTGKREPLSCLWPLESKSPAARIPNVIPERERNGFLEVPKNVFVEGASKGTSLQNGVKLDSESNTQFMPHEPITISPPPQSTKPGRGRRSVKTASDDLFSSDFFVPSTESLSLSSGTQAGALPTTPLDLFKTSSTTASPLAGLGGLPVTSSPWTPQTLSFTQAASVFHGSMMPAQSPGFTQPLAFGTQAVPGWNQSSSFAATSTQSSGLWSQPAQVSPSSWAQPASAVNPFQSSVFTSPTLPAPTASALPSMPTTASPPQLPPRTTPQKELSKKESDAFIALDPLGDKEMKDVKEMFKDFQLSKPPAVPARRGEQQSLSEPPKPVPRQSALPADGLFESQDKTDPFSASSKESQNPPSGPFGDQFGNPFA comes from the exons ATGTCTACAGAAGCTGAAACTACTGCTACCAACAGCCAGGCTGAACAACAGGCCCCACCAAAGGCACAatcttcaaagaaagaaaaaaagaaag GGCTGGAAAAAACAGATGAATCCCTCTTGGCTAGATTCAAAGGTGATGGTGTAAAATACAAGGCTAAACTGATTGGCATAGATGATGTTCCTGAGGCAAGAGGAGACAAAATGAGTCAGGATTCAATGATGAAGCTGAAG ggaatggcagcagcagcccgtTCCCAGGGTCAACACAAACAGAAGATCTGGGTAAACATCTCCCTCTCTGGTATCAAGATAATAGACGAAAAAACTGGG GTCATAGAGCATGAGCATCCAGTAAACAAAATCTCCTTTATTGCTCGAGATGTAACAGACAATCGTGCCTTTGGCTATATTTGTGGAGGAGAAGGCCAGCACCAGTTTTTTGCCATAAAAACAGCCCAACAG gctgagcctctGGTTTCTGATCTTAAGGACCTCTTCCAACTAATTTATAatatgaagaagaaggaagaagaagaaaagaaaaag agtGAAGAAGCGAGTAAGACTGAG AATGGTGGTGAAGAACTGCCTGCTGATCAAGCTGACAAAATGAAACTG GGAGTTGACCAGATGGACTTGTTTGGGGATATGTCAACACCCCCTGATATGAGCAGTCCCACA GAAGCTAAAGAGATCCTGTTAGTggattttaattctgaaattgAGACCAAACAAACCTTTGCAAAAGAGGATCTCTTCTTGAATGGCATCACAGCCTCTCTTCCACAACCAAAGGCACAGACACCCTTCTTGCCTGAGAGTTCTTTCTCTACCAATCTCAGCTTCTTTCCTACACCTAATCCAGACCCTTTCAGTGATGATCCTTTTGCACAGCCAACCCATTCTGCACCACCTTCATTTGATTCTCTAAAATCTGATCAGAAGAAAAGTCCGAGTACCTTGACACCAGTGGGTGATGGTGCTTCAAATGGGGATATTGACTACTTTGATAAACAGTTTGACCAGATTTCTAATAGAACTGGCAAACGAGAACCACTATCATGCCTGTGGCCACTTGAAAGTAAGTCACCTGCAGCAAGAATTCCCAATGTGATACCAGAGAGAGAACGGAATGGCTTTCTTGAAGTCCCAAAAAACGTGTTTGTGGAAGGTGCTTCCAAAGGAACATCTCTGCAGAATGGAGTAAAGCTGGATTCTGAAAGCAATACCCAATTCATGCCACATGAGCCTATAACAATTAGCCCACCACCACAGAGTACCAAGccaggaagaggaaggagatcTGTCAAG aCTGCATCGGATGACTTGTTCAGTTCAGACTTCTTTGTGCCATCTACAGAGAGCCTTAGCTTGAGCTCAGGGACACAAGCAGGAGCTCTGCCAACTACTCCACTGGACCTCTTCAAAACAAGTTCTACCACAGCATCTCCACTGGCTGGTCTAG GTGGCTTGCCAGTAACTTCATCACCATGGACCCCACAAACACTTTCCTTCACTCAGGCTGCATCAGTCTTTCATGGGTCTATGATGCCTGCTCAGTCTCCAGGATTTACTCAACCACTTGCCTTTGGTACTcaagcagtgccaggctggaaCCAGTCTTCATCTTTTGCTGCCACATCCACTCAGTCTTCTGGTCTctggtcacagccagcacaaGTTTCACCTAgttcctgggcacagccagccagtGCTGTCAATCCTTTCCAGAGCAGTGTGTTCACATCTCCAACACTACCAGCTCCGACAGCCTCGGCACTGCCCTCCATGCCAACAACAGCTAGCCCACCTCAGCTGCCACCCAGAACTACACCTCAGAAGGAGCTGTCCAAGAAAGAGAGTGATGCATTCATTGCTCTGGATCCACTTGGGGATAAAGAAATGAAGGACGTCAAGGAAATGTTCAAAGACTTCCAGCTGTCAAAGCCACCTGCAGTACCAGCAAGGAGAGGAGAACAGCAAAGCCTTTCAG AACCGCCAAAGCCTGTTCCTCGACAAAGTGCACTGCCAGCTGATGGCCTGTTTGAAAGTCAAGATAAAACAGACCCTTTCAGTGCCTCATCT AAGGAATCTCAGAACCCACCTTCTGGTCCTTTTGGTGATCAATTTGGCAACCCATTTGCATAG